One Candidatus Angelobacter sp. genomic window carries:
- a CDS encoding ABC transporter ATP-binding protein — protein MATIQFQQVSKSFGDSNHAVRDFNLTINDGEFMVLVGPSGCGKSTLLRMLAGLEETTSGEIRIGDRVVNDLPPQQRDIAMVFQNYALYPHKTVCKNLEFPLQMAGWPKDRIQARVTEVA, from the coding sequence ATGGCAACGATACAATTTCAGCAGGTCAGCAAGAGCTTCGGCGACAGCAACCATGCCGTGCGCGATTTCAACCTCACCATCAACGACGGCGAATTCATGGTGCTGGTTGGTCCGAGCGGTTGCGGCAAATCTACTCTCCTGCGAATGCTGGCCGGCCTCGAAGAAACCACCTCCGGCGAGATCCGCATCGGTGATCGCGTCGTCAACGACCTGCCACCGCAACAGCGTGACATTGCGATGGTGTTTCAAAACTATGCGCTCTACCCGCACAAAACCGTGTGCAAGAATCTGGAGTTTCCGTTGCAGATGGCGGGCTGGCCCAAAGACCGCATCCAAGCGCGGGTCACGGAAGTCGCG